From Hydractinia symbiolongicarpus strain clone_291-10 chromosome 12, HSymV2.1, whole genome shotgun sequence, one genomic window encodes:
- the LOC130621614 gene encoding cilia- and flagella-associated protein 300-like: protein MATSLDFAGFYITTKVSYEHKVAMTEVHAFQHKVKEFSSFSAKSRQEYFKKWGMLQMSVQMYSYNLYFDINEKDRFVEAFFKDGNVQQTLKTFVKQRSVLFGNMQFKDIFVEILPTNVTSMNFFDVIYNKKLVYESGSIKKCFDEMIDDILVSDELRKMILTDDSEYYGIFQQKDRKEFIFQVFQHLVIGGYCCQYEDNINPYIETTKYIYKDLLHVNKDVNTKNLVIGSIVLKVKLLRDERNQVFPGTSNHMQNFCYLIINPEKRNVIVWHHMWDV from the exons ATGGCCACATCTTTGGATTTTGCTGGATTTTATATCACCACGAAAGTTTCGTAC GAACATAAAGTTGCCATGACTGAGGTGCATGCGTTCCAGCACAAAGTGAAAGAGTTTTCATCTTTTTCTGCTAAATCCAGAcaggaatattttaaaaaatggggAATGTTGCAAATGAGTGTACAAATGTACTCCTACAATCTGTACTTTGATATCAATGAAAAAGATCGATTTGTTGAGGCATTTTTCAAAGATGGAAATGTTCAACAAACATTAAAAACCTTTGTGAAACAAAGATCTGTTCTGTTTGGAAACATGCAATTCAAAGATATTTTTGTTGAGATTTTGCCGACAAACGTTACAAGCATGAATTTCTTTGAtgttatttataataaaaagctTGTTTATGAGAGTGgatcaattaaaaaatgtttcgatgAAATGATTGACGATATTCTTGTATCAGATGAATTAAGGAAAATGATTCTCACTGATGACTCTGAATATTATGGTATATTTCAACAAAAAGATCGCAAGGAATTTATTTTTCAAGTTTTCCAACATTTAGTGATCGGTGGATACTGTTGTCAGTATGAAGATAATATTAATCCTTATATTGAAACAACAAAATACATATACAAAGATTTACTCCATGTAAATAAAGATGTTAACACAAAGAATTTAGTAATAGGTTCCattgttttaaaagtaaaactacTTCGTGACGAAAGAAATCAAGTGTTTCCTGGAACCTCAAATCACATGCAAAATTTTTGTTACCTGATTATCAATCCAGAAAAAAGAAATGTCATTGTTTGGCACCACATGTGGGATGTTTga